From the Macaca nemestrina isolate mMacNem1 chromosome 18, mMacNem.hap1, whole genome shotgun sequence genome, the window ATAGGCCCAAAACTATGTAgttaatataattttctaaattagGTGAGAATATAACTATTCGCCTAAGGGTTGGCTCTTTATATTTCAGTATTTAATAACCCCAAACCTGACAGGAGTTTTAACCAGCAATTGTATTTGTAGCAAGAGTTGCAAACTCAGGAGCCAGTGGCTAGCTGGAAGAACTTAGGGAGAGAAAGAATATGGCAGACAGGAAGTACCTGACTGCCTGGCCTGGAGAGAACCACTGTTTCGATGCACTGGAATGTTGCCACGGAGGGAGGAAGGCTGAAACTGATGGCCTAattaaaatgaagacataaaGCATTGTATATGCTAACCTGGTGCAAGCTACACACAACAGAGCTGGCTTGTGAAAAACTGTCCTCGGAGGTTTGAAGAAGACATTCTTCTGGAATATTAACTTTTCCTTGGGTCATCATCTTTCTGGCAGCTTCTTTCCTGGTATTTTCAGACTCTCATTTCTTCATCTGACAAACTTCTGTAACCAGTACCATGCTGGGCCATCTGATACCTGGCGCTTCTGTCTTAAAACGCGTACCTGCGCATCTCCTGCTGTGAGAGTCGAGTGGGGTGTGTGGAACTTGATTCTCTTGCTCCCATCTAGTTACTAATTCACTTGATTTCTTTCTACAGAGGCTCTAAATGCTTGTCTTCTCTGTGTCTCCAGTCGACATTTCCATTTCGGTGCCTACTCTTGTTCCAGTCATGGATCCTGGACCTTTGGCCCTCTACATATTCTTAGACTTGTGGATTGTCCTGTTTTCTGCTGTCATTCGATATATCCAGATCTGAAATCagccctttctctctttcattttagtTCTTTATGGATAGCTACTAATCGTTTTTCCCTTCTTGAATGTCCTGTGGTCATTTAGATCTCAGTAGCTTCAAAACcaaatttgtttttttgcctCTGCAGGGAGGAAGGGGTGATGCTGGAATTGAGTGTTATGAGGTTATGTAAGAGTTAgccaggtggagggagagaaGTGAACAAGGCAGCGTATGTGTGGAAATATGGCAGGAGATGAAAATTAGACTGGGACCAGGTTATGAATGGCAGTTTGCTCAACTCTTCTAAGGAAGCTTTATAACAGCgaaagtaggccgggcgtggtggttcatgcctgtaatcccagcactttgggaggctgaagtgggcggatcacctgaggtcaagagttcaagaccagcctggccaatatggtgaaaccctatctctactaaaaatacaaaaattagccaggcgtggtggtgggtgcctgtaatcccagctacttgggaggctgaggcaggagaattgcttgaatcctggaggtggaggttgaggtagaggttgcagtaacctGAGAACgtgttattgcactccagcctgggtgacaagagtgaaactctgtctctaaaaaaaaaaaaaacagggaaggTAACTAAATCATGTTTGATTTGTGTTTTCATTGAGACCAGAGGCCTCACCTTCACTCGTTCAATGCagagttcagtaaatatttttgatagggttgttttttgATTATAGGAATGAATTTGTAATAGTTCAAGTATTTGAAATGGATGGGGGGAATACTGCTATATTTATCTTTATAGAAGATAGAAAgcctatacatttttatttttacaacacAGCAATACAGAGAACTAAGATTATTAGAAGTCTTCAAATCCTCATAGTTTagatgataaaaaaaattatatatatttacgtACAAATGGGGAGGTAGGAATCAGCCATCCcaagatttttaacatttttatattttcaactcTTACAGGTGTCCTTCTTCACATCATTATGGAATCACCCATTTTTCACCATTAGCTGTATCACTCTAATAGGCTTGTTCTTTGCTGGAATACACAAGAGAGTAGTTGCACCATCAATGTATCCTTTACCAAGGATTAAGTTTCATTCTCTGAAGTGCTTTCTTGATGTAGGTAATGATTAAAAGCTTACtcttgctgggcgcggtggctcatgcctgtaatcccagcgctttgggaggcctaggtgggcggatttcctgagctcaggagttcgagaccagcctgggcaacatggtgaagccacatctctactaaaatacaaataattagccaggcatggtggtctgtgcctgtagtcccagttacttgggaggctgaggtgggagaatcgcttgaacccgggaggcagaggttgcagtgagctgaaatcatgccactgcattccagcctgggctacagaggaagactctgtaaaaaaaacaacaacaaaaacataatgcTTACTCTtgaaatgagaaatgagaaatttTCCTTTGACCACATGTATTCAGTATAGCTGCTCGATGTCGGACGGTATTAGCAGAATACAATATGTCTTGTGATGATGTAAGTATTTTTTTGGTTAGAAAATTATAAACCTGCATGAAAACACTGAAATTTTTGGCTTTAGAAAGGTAGATGTTTTATTAGCAATAAATTTTCTCTGTGGAATGAATAATGAGAATATACTTAGAGCATTGATTTTAAGAATCTTTTACATTGAACATCTTTGACATTGAGATCTATCTTACAATCAGTGAGATCTGACAAATTGGGAGAGTTGACAATATTTCTTAATGGCATAAAATCATGATGCATCTTATAACTGATGCATCTTAGAGTCAGTGAAGTACAGTGGTTGTTTGTTATTGACCAAAAATGGCTCAGCAGATACTGGTTTTGTAAACTACTGTTATTTATCAAGTGATATGCTATATATGTTATTTGTAAATAGAGTCATAGATTAATTTGTGGACTATGGACATATGAAcctattgtgtttttaaaagtagatgatgggagactgggcatggtggctcatgcctctaatcccagcattttgggaagctgaggcagaaggatctcttgagtccaggagtttgagaccagcctgggcaacattagcaagaccccatctctacaaaaaatgtaaaaattagccaggcgggtggcgcacacctgtatttcccagctgcttgggaggctgaggcaggagaattgcttgagcccaggagtttgaggctgcagtgagctgtgatcataccactgcagtctagcctggacgacagtgagaccctgtctttaagtaaattaaaaactaTCATGTACCAGTGTATAATAAGGGTGTTGCACAATTTTGGTAGGTAGCTTCTATTttgatttgcttattttatttataaaagtgtCTTAGCCttcaatttaaaaagtcattaaacaagTAATACGTATTCATTACAGAAATTAGaataaagaggccaggcatggtggttcatgcttgtaatcccagcactttgggaggccaaggcgggaggattgcttgagtccaggagtttgagatgaacctgggcaacatagcaagactccgtctctacaaaaaatgaaaagaggagaaaaaaagatgtatgtagtattttaaaataaagagctcAGAAGGAAACTCCACACAAAGGAAGCATTGAAAGCATAACTATTAATTGTTTAGTCTTGACTATAGAGAAGCGTTCTTATTCCTTGCACATACCATTTAAGGTTTATAAATAAGCAATGTTATTTTTACTAGAACTGTGTATTgaaaaaattttatcttttcatttttgcagACAGGAAAACTAATTTTGAAACCTAGGCCTCATGTTCAATGACAATCTTCACTCATTGTTATGGGACTTAAAATAGCCTTTCTTCAAATAAGTGATACAGCAAAAAGCCATAAAGGATTCCTTTTGCGGTTGGATATGTAAAGGTCATAGCAGCAACTGACAAGAAGTGTGCAATATTTACCTGGATTATCTTGATGATGGTGACTCATTATCAGTGCTTTGGTACTTTTGATTACCTGTGTTTCAGTATTAGTGTCACTTTAGTACTTCAGATCCTGCAAAGATTTTTGCAGAtgaagtatgtatgtatgttactAAGTTAAACTTAGAAACAGAACCTCATTCagtttttataatgtattttttgcAAACTACTGTAAATAGCAGATCAATGCCAATGTTAAACAAAGAGGAAAACGTTGTGTGGACTTTGTTCTCCTGCACCGGTATTTCAGGAACATCTGCTTGCCATCCCCACAGCTCTTTAAAACTGGCTATTATGTGTGCCTTTCATTCTTACACTTCTAATCATACTGCAGGAAAAACATTGGATTCAGCTTAGACTGAGGAAAACTCTCCATTATGTTGTAAGAAATTATAGATGTTTTGAGAAACACTTTTTGTTAAGCCAGATATTGAACTCCAActattgtggttttatttttagtttattgttttctttttttttttttttttggttttttttttttttgagacggagtctggctctgtcgcccaggctggagtgcagtggctggatctcagctcactgcaagctccgcctcccgggttcacgccattctcctgcctcagcctcccgagtagctggaactacaggcgcccaccaccgcgcctggctagttttttgtattttttagtagagacggggtttcaccgtgttagccaggatggtatcgatctcctgaccttgtgatccgcccgtctcggcctcccaaagtgctgggattacaggcttgagccaccgcgcccggcctgttttcatTTAAATGCTAAATATCCTTTATattgctttaataatttttttttttttttttttttttttttatggagtctcgctctgtcgccaggctagagtgcagtggcacgatcttggctctctgcaacctctgcctcctggattcaagcgattctcctgcttcagcctcccgagtagctgggactacaggcacatgccaccatgcccggctaatttttttttgtatttttagtagagacagggtttcaccatgttggccaggatggtctcgatctcctgacctcgtgatcctcctgcctcgacctcccaaaatgctgggattacaggcatgagccaccgtgcctggcctctttaataatttttaaaataccctaAAGGCTTGTGAATATACAAGTCTACTGATAAATTATGTATTGTCTGGGAATTTGATAGTCACTGTTTTAGATAACTGGATTTTACGCTGTGGTAGACAAG encodes:
- the LOC105492246 gene encoding nuclear envelope phosphatase-regulatory subunit 1 isoform X2, translating into MNSLEQAEDLKAFERRLTEYIHCLQPATGRWRMLLIVVSVCTATGAWNWLIDPETQKVSFFTSLWNHPFFTISCITLIGLFFAGIHKRVVAPSIIAARCRTVLAEYNMSCDDTGKLILKPRPHVQ